AAAATAAGAAATACGCAAAACATAACTATAATCGTCACTAAAAGAAGATAATACCAGCCAAAGGAACTGGTCAGAAATGCTTGTAAATTTGCCGTAGCTTCCTCAAAGCTAGCCGGTGCTGCAACACCAAACACCACGGCTGCCAGTACAAGAGCAACAGTAATCCAAAATACGTTTGATACGTTCTTCATCAAATGTTCCTTTCTGTCAATTACATAAAGTCTTTCTCTCAGTAGCTTGCTAACTAGAAAAAGCGATAAATAACATTACCCTTATTTGGTAAATAGTAAACTTTTTAGCATTTTACGTCCTTTTGAGCATAAAAAAAAGACCCTGATGTACTATCAGAGCCAATCTTTCATACCTTTAATAGGCCTCTAAATCCTCTGGCAGCATAATAAGAATCTGCCCCATTATGATACATAAAGACAGTATCATAGCGCCGGTCACAGAAAATGGCCCCGCCGCGTTGACGAATGAACGGCGGCGTCTTCACCCAGCTCGATGTTTTCAAATCGAACTCCCCAAGCCTCTGCAGCTGGCGATACTGTCCTTCTGTAAGAATTTCAATCCCCATGTCAGCAGCCATATCCATGGCACTTGTTTCAGGTTTATTTTTCTTTCTCGCATTTAACGCTTCGCGATCATAGCATACACTTCTCCGGCCTTTAGGGCTCTCTGCTGAACAATCACAAAAGATATATTCTCCTGCCTGCTGATCATTTGCAATGATATCCGGTTCTCCGCCGCTTTCTTCCATCCTGTACAGGGACCAAAGCTTGTCCGAATTTGCTTCAAGCTTCTCTCGGACGACCGTCCATTCGGCCCCTTCATGCCGGTGCATGTTTTT
The sequence above is drawn from the Pradoshia eiseniae genome and encodes:
- a CDS encoding DUF4256 domain-containing protein — its product is MSNKLSIIQSQDLLAILEERFKKNMHRHEGAEWTVVREKLEANSDKLWSLYRMEESGGEPDIIANDQQAGEYIFCDCSAESPKGRRSVCYDREALNARKKNKPETSAMDMAADMGIEILTEGQYRQLQRLGEFDLKTSSWVKTPPFIRQRGGAIFCDRRYDTVFMYHNGADSYYAARGFRGLLKV